A genomic segment from bacterium encodes:
- the lpxB gene encoding lipid-A-disaccharide synthase — MTRPYQLLISAGEASGDLHAAGLLRALNERLPGLAVRGLGGPRLKEAGAELDLVYGDLALIGVAEALSKLGQVRRALRILDRALAGCDALVCVDFAGFNKLLARRARRRGVPVVYYICPKVWAWWPWRAAGLARLCDLMLVIFDFEEALWRSHGARAVFVGHPVPDYLPAPAPPGDFRRIALLPGSRPGELDKILPVMLGAAKILKMRDPALRFVLPSATDEIRELTATRLAALDGEHIVERVTGNFHAELARCGLALAASGTASLEVACLGVPQVLVYKTGLLTYLLGRALIRGPWIGLPNLVAGKGIVPELLQARLTPMGLAGAAWDLLADEGLRGRQREACLELRGRLGGGGAAERAANEIAGFLEGRRG, encoded by the coding sequence ATGACGCGTCCGTACCAGCTCCTAATCTCCGCCGGGGAGGCCTCGGGCGACCTGCACGCCGCGGGGCTTCTGCGCGCTCTGAATGAGAGGCTGCCCGGCCTGGCGGTCCGGGGGCTGGGCGGGCCGCGACTGAAAGAGGCCGGGGCCGAGCTGGACCTCGTCTATGGCGACCTGGCGCTCATCGGCGTGGCCGAGGCCCTTTCGAAACTGGGTCAGGTCCGGCGGGCGCTCCGTATCCTGGACCGGGCGCTCGCGGGCTGCGACGCCCTGGTCTGCGTGGACTTCGCCGGGTTCAACAAGTTACTGGCGCGGCGGGCCCGGCGTCGCGGGGTTCCAGTCGTCTACTACATCTGCCCCAAGGTGTGGGCCTGGTGGCCCTGGCGGGCGGCGGGGCTGGCGAGGCTCTGCGACCTGATGCTGGTCATCTTCGACTTCGAGGAGGCGCTCTGGCGCTCGCACGGCGCGCGGGCGGTCTTCGTCGGCCACCCGGTCCCGGACTACCTCCCCGCCCCGGCGCCCCCCGGCGATTTTAGGCGAATCGCGCTCCTGCCGGGGAGCCGGCCCGGGGAGCTGGATAAAATCCTGCCGGTCATGCTCGGCGCGGCGAAAATTTTAAAGATGCGCGACCCCGCGCTCCGCTTCGTCCTCCCCAGCGCCACGGACGAGATCCGTGAGCTGACGGCGACACGGTTGGCCGCGCTTGACGGGGAGCACATCGTCGAGCGGGTCACGGGAAATTTCCACGCCGAGCTTGCCCGCTGCGGCCTGGCCCTCGCGGCCTCGGGAACCGCGAGCCTCGAGGTCGCCTGCCTGGGTGTGCCCCAGGTGCTGGTTTACAAAACCGGATTGCTGACTTACCTCCTCGGCCGGGCCTTGATCCGCGGTCCGTGGATCGGCCTGCCCAATCTGGTGGCGGGGAAGGGAATCGTGCCCGAGCTCCTGCAGGCGCGGTTGACGCCGATGGGCCTGGCCGGGGCGGCCTGGGACCTCCTCGCCGACGAGGGCCTTCGCGGGCGTCAGCGGGAGGCCTGTCTGGAGTTGCGGGGGCGTCTGGGGGGCGGCGGTGCGGCGGAGCGCGCGGCGAATGAAATCGCCGGATTCCTGGAGGGGCGCCGTGGCTGA